The Vitis riparia cultivar Riparia Gloire de Montpellier isolate 1030 chromosome 3, EGFV_Vit.rip_1.0, whole genome shotgun sequence genome includes a region encoding these proteins:
- the LOC117911357 gene encoding uncharacterized protein LOC117911357 isoform X2, with protein sequence MADSESKPKQKHTKKKRKLKVLEDDRRPSKTQRFDFSETEKEKEKDAKEERPIRRPEEGRPWGNLQLILSLQNKELLLQEKVQLAYDFVATRAKEEEEDTEQGFETVSLSRVIIFLNDWIQSLLISSEKKSKVDLDKTQFRVVGTCLDFRCWEIFKFCLEESLERHVPLNISRNLLKAIHCIARNALSQLNDASLHAKESFFIVEGFELYGTVLSCVSLVFSSHNGLSNENLDLWISTVDAVLELVHKIYTDNIAGGNAGKFVLQFSCLVLEPFSKFLRVHPCRKNGFHDFVDKLLELLLHLLGVLNLQADGNNPGWTRDLLKLVEEVLSHGLFHPAHIDGFLSLHGKEKHGKEYDGQSEEPKMVVKSYHRHLFDKLEKIVAAKKVLPLSGIGELFHLLVVQVKKQKGALVLSEGTKIVGKTVGFIHSEDYFSGHMSMMFAGNHSVLSENSYLSSSLNSETRKSLFDFFVQIMEPLLFQIKGYLQTKLEVGPALLDVHCTLKSTNKLLASFMHEKVYVRTEDTHEGACLNFLKVVYDRIMSFSVEINQMWLSTVDADKGIHVDTLNLIGKELIAALGYFLEIDYEVIGNDLVSLWLMMLSFLAIGLSSIDMSDQSSLSSKMVDVGCQVINLYSELRQFVCRHIASRFCRNLEKSLSPLLSDAAYRDFDFNSSPNWQEVLSAFDNLSVVVSGAKYVTNDCASVAELTSHLSNRLPTEFNEEKKAFLLQSMEFTACQSSLNLLCWMPKGYLNSRSFSLYTTCILNLERFVVCRLIKCHCASCSHNHYELYRLFLSCRRTLKHLIMAFCEEKMEASQSSLTSIFPEVSFPVLWLLKSVSVMVGLQHTFSEDRASQFRYMSFSLMDQTSYVFLMFSKSQFSHVVHFSMKVKKSCAEQLNSDLVHEQSHLTETDPCSDSSKAVDAWNNVVLVAEALKEQTENLLISLKDALCNKRVEVGTVDLNRLSSLVSCFQGFMWGLASAMNHIDVKECDGEMKLLKWKNEPFSKLNLCINVFTDFIDFSLCMFLIEDDQQPEGLGGAQNLSRLDQKNDCSLEPSGGDNDISCANKRQKSKTARSSGSLHIDNDSENTGGQEMRLQLDSEVCATNFLSDVDLFELRRLNRPLLRSLLKGDNPEAAFFLRELFIASSAILRLNLQINCIPLSSCFVPIFNGISQLLLLELANMADVPQPISLVWLDGVLKYLEELGNQFPLTNPTLYRDVYAKLIDLHLKAIGKCISLQGKRATLASHDAESSTKTLDSHVGLFDASLSCGPYCFDEFKSRLRMSFKVFIKKPSELHLLSAIQALERALVGVQEGCMVIYDVNTGSAHGGKVSSITAAGIDCLDLVLEFVSGRKRLSVVKRHLKSLIAGLFNIVLHLQSPFIFYRKLIHNKGQTDPDPGSVILMCIEVLTRISGKHALFQMDPCHLQQCLRIPAALFQSFRGLRLSDAPASYNFFMFSDNQDNGSLESMDSCTVDRQFTIDLFAACCRLLNTVLKHHKSECEQCIALLEDSVCVLLRCLETVDADSVVRKGYFSWEVEEGVKCACFLRRIYEEMRQQKDVFRQHCFKFLSNYIWIYSGYGPLKTGIRREIDDALRPGVYALIDACSADDLQYLHTVFGEGPCRSTLATLQHDYKLNFQYEGKV encoded by the exons ATGGCGGATTCAGAATCGAAGCCGAAACAGAAACACacgaagaagaagagaaagttAAAAGTCTTAGAGGATGATCGAAGACCTTCCAAAACGCAACGTTTCGATTTTTCAGAgacagagaaagagaaagagaaagatgcAAAAGAAGAACGCCCAATTCGGAGGCCAGAAGAAGGTCGTCCGTGGGGGAATCTGCAGCTGATTTTATCATTACAGAACAAAGAACTTCTTCTTCAAGA GAAGGTCCAGCTTGCATATGATTTTGTTGCTACAAGAGccaaagaagaagaggaggacACTGAGCAAGGTTTTGAAACAGTGAGCCTTTCACGAGTAATTATTTTCCTGAATGATTGGATCCAGTCATTGTTGATTTCTTCGGAAAAGAAAAGTAAGGTTGATTTGGACAAAACTCAGTTCCGAGTTGTTGGGACATGTTTGGACTTTAGATGCTGGGAGATTTTTAAGTTCTGTTTAGAGGAGTCTTTGGAACGGCATGTTCCGCTAAACATCTCGCGAAACTTGTTAAAAGCTATTCATTGCATTGCAAGGAATGCATTATCCCAACTGAATGATGCATCTTTGCATGCAaaggagtcattttttattgttgaagGGTTTGAATTGTATGGTACTGTTCTTAGTTGTGTTTCACTGGTGTTCTCATCTCATAATGGTTTGtcaaatgaaaatttagacTTGTGGATTTCAACTGTTGATGCCGTGCTTGAGCTTGTTCACAAAATTTACACTGACAACATAGCAGGTGGCAACGCGGGCAAATTTGTCCTGCAGTTCTCATGTTTAGTACTTGAGCCATTCAGCAAGTTTTTGAGGGTCCATCCATGTCGTAAAAATGGTTTTCATGATTTCGTAGATAAACTTCTTGAGCTGCTACTGCATTTGTTGGGTGTCTTAAATCTTCAGGCTGATGGAAATAATCCTGGATGGACAAGAGACCTGTTGAAGTTGGTTGAAGAGGTTTTATCCCATGGGCTGTTTCATCCAGCCCACATTGATGGGTTTCTCAGCTTACATGGTAAAGAAAAGCATGGAAAAGAATATGATGGGCAATCAGAAGAGCCAAAAATGGTTGTTAAAAGTTATCACAGACATTTGTTTGATAAACTGGAAAAAATTGTGGCTGCCAAGAAGGTATTACCATTGAGTGGCATAGGAGAACTATTTCATTTGCTTGTTGTGCAAGTAAAAAAGCAAAAAGGAGCCTTGGTGTTGTCAGAAGGTACCAAGATTGTAGGGAAGACGGTAGGTTTCATTCACTCGGAAGATTATTTTTCTGGTCATATGTCTATGATGTTTGCTGGGAACCATAGTGTGCTTTCAGAAAACAGTTATTTGTCAAGTAGTTTGAATTCAGAGACAAGGAAGtctctttttgatttttttgtacaGATTATGGAGCCTTTGCTGTTTCAGATAAAAGGCTATCTCCAAACCAAACTGGAAGTGGGACCTGCATTATTGGATGTTCATTGTACTCTCAAATCTACCAATAAGTTACTTGCTAGCTTTATGCATGAGAAGGTTTATGTACGAACAGAAGATACCCATGAAGGAGCTTGTCTTAATTTCTTGAAGGTGGTTTACGATAGGATCATGTCATTTTCGGTCGAAATAAATCAAATGTGGCTGTCAACGGTAGATGCAGACAAGGGGATACATGTTGATACTTTAAATTTAATAGGCAAGGAGCTTATTGCTGCATTAGGTTATTTCTTGGAAATTGATTATGAGGTTATTGGTAATGATTTAGTAAGCTTATGGCTCATGATGCTTTCATTCTTGGCCATTGGCCTTTCTTCAATAGACATGTCAGATCAATCTTCTTTATCTTCAAAGATGGTGGATGTTGGTTGCCAGGTGATAAACCTCTATAGTGAACTTCGACAG TTTGTTTGCAGGCACATTGCATCAAGGTTTTGCCGTAATCTGGAGAAGTCATTATCACCATTACTTAGTGATGCAGCATACAGAGATTTTGACTTCAATTCATCACCCAATTGGCAAGAGGTTTTAAGCGCCTTTGACAATTTATCAGTGGTTGTTTCAGGCGCCAAGTATGTAACTAATGATTGTGCTTCAGTGGCAGAACTGACTTCTCATCTATCTAATAGGCTGCCTACAGAATTTAACGAGGAAAAGAAAGCCTTTCTTTTACAGAGCATGGAATTTACAGCTTGTCAAAGTTCGCTTAATCTATTGTGCTGGATGCCAAAAGGATATTTAAATTCTAGATCATTCTCCCTTTATACAACTTGtattctcaaccttgaaag GTTTGTGGTTTGCAGGTTAATAAAGTGTCATTGTGCATCATGTTCCCATAATCATTATGAGCTTTACAGATTGTTTTTGTCTTGCCGGAGGACCTTGAAACATCTGATAATGGCATTTTGTGAGGAGAAAATGGAAGCTAGTCAATCCTCACTTACTTCAATATTTCCTGAGGTTTCATTTCCTGTTTTATGGCTTTTAAAGTCAGTATCTGTGATGGTTGGGCTTCAACACACATTTTCAGAGGATAGAGCTAGCCAATTTAGATATATGTCCTTCTCATTGATGGATCAAACCTCATATGTGTTTTTGATGTTTAGCAAAAGTCAATTTAGTCATGTGGTTCACTTCAGTATGAAAGTGAAGAAGTCTTGTGCAGAACAACTCAATTCTGATCTTGTCCATGAGCAGAGTCATTTAACTGAAACTGATCCTTGTTCGGATTCCTCAAAAGCTGTTGATGCATGGAACAATGTGGTCCTTGTTGCTGAAGCTTTAAAGGAACAGACAGAAAATCTTCTCATCTCTCTAAAGGATGCCCTTTGTAACAAGAGGGTGGAAGTTGGAACTGTGGATTTGAATAGATTATCTTCTCTAGTGTCATGCTTTCAAGGGTTTATGTGGGGCCTTGCATCTGCCATGAACCATATAGATGTGAAGGAGTGTGATGGTGAAATGAAATTGTTGAAATGGAAGAATGAACCTTTCTCCAAACTCAACCTTTGTATAAATGTCTTCAcagattttattgatttttccttATGCATGTTTCTTATTGAGGATGATCAACAGCCTGAAGGTTTAGGTGGTGCTCAAAATCTTTCCAGGTTGGACCAGAAAAATGACTGTTCACTTGAACCCTCTGGTGGTGACAATGATATTTCATGTGCTAACAAGCGACAGAAATCCAAAACTGCAAGGAGCTCAGGATCATTGCACATCGACAATGATTCTGAAAATACTGGTGGTCAAGAAATGAGGTTGCAGTTGGATAGTGAAGTCTGTGCTACCAATTTCCTGTCTGATGTTGATTTGTTTGAGCTACGACGATTAAATAGGCCTTTGCTGCGAAGCTTGTTAAAAGGTGATAATCCTGAAGCAGCTTTTTTTCTCAGAGAGTTATTTATAGCTTCTTCAGCTATTCTGAGGCTAAATTTGCAGATCAACTGTATTCCCTTATCATCATGCTTTGTGCCTATTTTTAATGGCATTTCACAACTTTTGTTATTGGAATTGGCAAACATGGCTGATGTGCCACAGCCAATTTCTTTGGTGTGGTTAGACGGTGTTTTAAAATATCTGGAGGAATTAGGGAATCAATTTCCTTTAACTAATCCTACCTTGTACAGAGATGTTTATGCCAAGCTGATAGATCTTCACTTGAAGGCCATAGGAAAATGCATTTCTTTGCAGGGGAAAAGAGCTACTCTAGCATCCCATGACGCAGAGTCAAGTACCAAGACACTCGACAGTCATGTAGGATTATTTGATGCATCTCTTTCTTGTGGGCCATATTGCTTCGATGAATTTAAATCAAGGTTGAGGATGTCATTCAAAGTGTTCATTAAGAAGCCATCAGAGTTGCATTTATTATCTGCTATACAGGCTTTAGAGAGAGCACTAGTTGGAGTACAGGAAGGCTGCATGGTGATCTATGATGTAAATACTGGAAGTGCACATGGGGGAAAGGTTTCCTCAATCACTGCAGCTGGCATTGACTGCTTGGATTTGgtgcttgaatttgtttcaG GACGCAAACGATTGAGTGTGGTTAAAAGACACTTAAAGAGCTTAATTGCTGGCCTGTTCAACATAGTTTTGCACTTGCAGAGCCCTTTTATATTCTATAGGAAATTGATCCATAATAAAGGTCAGACTGATCCAGATCCTGGCTCAGTTATTCTTATGTGCATTGAGGTACTGACAAGAATTTCTGGAAAGCATGCTCTGTTCCAAATGGATCCTTGCCATCTACAGCAGTGTTTGCGGATACCTGCAGCACTTTTTCAATCTTTCCGTGGGCTTAGACTTTCTGATGCTCCAgcttcatataatttttttatgttttctgaCAACCAAGATAATGGTTCTCTGGAAAGCATGGATTCTTGTACTGTGGATCGACAATTCACAATAGATCTATTTGCTGCATGCTGCAGATTATTGAATACCGTTCTTAAGCATCATAAAAG TGAGTGTGAGCAATGCATTGCTCTTCTTGAAGATTCGGTTTGTGTTCTCCTTCGTTGTTTAGAGACGGTGGATGCTGATTCAGTGGTCCGAAAAGGTTATTTTTCATGGGAAGTAGAAGAGGGAGTAAAGTGTGCTTGTTTTCTTCGAAGGATTTATGAAGAG ATGAGACAGCAAAAGGATGTCTTTAGGCAGCACTGTTTTAAGTTTTTATCCAATTACATATGGATTTATTCAGGATATGGCCCCCTTAAAACAGGCATCAGAAG GGAAATTGACGATGCTCTGAGACCAGGAGTTTATGCCTTAATAGATGCTTGCTCAGCAGATGATCTTCAATATCTTCATACTGTGTTTGGAG AGGGTCCTTGTCGAAGCACTCTAGCAACTTTGCAACATGATTACAAGCTGAACTTCCAATATGAAGGAAAAGTTTGA